In Elgaria multicarinata webbii isolate HBS135686 ecotype San Diego chromosome 15, rElgMul1.1.pri, whole genome shotgun sequence, one genomic interval encodes:
- the SLC25A43 gene encoding solute carrier family 25 member 43 translates to MATWKRDSRLTALQRLGCAGLAGAASHSLTAPLEVLTVLAQVGTPHARRGRLWRAGRSLCQAEGLGALWKGNLAACLRLFPCSALQLASYRRFVMLFVDDLGHISHRSAIVAGSLAGMVATIATYPTEVVKTRLIVQNRLEPPYKGIVHALYMIYHQEGVAALYRGASLSILGAVPFSVGSFLVYTHLDKLWSDPSLHFTPVQSFINGCLAAGVAQSLSFPFETIKRKMQAQSPCLPDHGGVDVHFAGMLECFKQTVKTKGWVALWNGLMANLLRIVPYFGVMFSTFEFCKRVCLYQNGYIDSPLSYKLTPGVDQSLQPQELQELKLLGRRNF, encoded by the exons atggcgACTTGGAAGCGGGACAGCCGGCTCACGGCGCTGCAGCGGCTGGGCTGCGCCGGGCTGGCCGGAGCCGCGAGCCACAGCCTGACGGCGCCGCTGGAGGTGCTCACGGTCCTGGCCCAGGTGGGCACGCCGCATGCCCGCCGGGGGCGGCTCTGGCGGGCGGGGCGCAGCCTGTGCCAGGCCGAGGGCCTCGGAGCCCTGTGGAAGGGCAACCTCGCCGCCTGCTTGCGCCTCTTCCCCTGCAGCGCCCTCCAGCTCGCCTCCTACCGCAG GTTTGTCATGCTGTTTGTGGATGATTTGGGCCACATTTCCCACCGGAGTGCCATTGTGGCAGGGAGCCTGGCCGGGATGGTGGCCACCATTGCAACTTACCCAACAGAGGTTGTCAAGACGCGACTCATTGTACAGAACCGATTGGAGCCCCCCTACAAAGGAATTGTTCATGCTTTGTATATGATCTATCATCAGGAAGGAGTCGCTGCACTCTATCGCGGTGCTTCACTATCAATACTAG GGGCTGTGCCGTTTTCCGTTGGCTCTTTCCTTGTTTACACCCATCTGGATAAACTCTGGAGCGACCCCAGCCTCCACTTCACTCCAGTGCAGAGCTTCATCaatggctgcctggctgctggCGTTGCACAGTCTCTTTCCTTCCCGTTCGAAACGATCAAGAGGAAAATGCAG gcgcagagcccctgCCTCCCCGACCACGGAGGAGTCGACGTCCATTTTGCAGGCATGCTGGAGTGCTTCAAGCAGACGGTGAAGACAAAGGGCTGGGTTGCCCTGTGGAACGGGCTCATGGCCAACTTACTCAGG attGTACCCTATTTTGGGGTCATGTTCAGCACTTTTGAATTCTGCAAGCGTGTCTGCCTGTATCAAAATGGTTACATTGACTCCCCTCTAAGCTACAAGCTAACACCAGGCGTGGACCAGAGTTTACAGCCCCAAGAATTGCAAGAATtaaagctccttggaagaagaaacTTTTAA